Proteins from a genomic interval of Salinarchaeum sp. Harcht-Bsk1:
- a CDS encoding DUF5815 family protein: MTEPRVPGTDPGGAIELPCGETIGPQDLDLGLREFHCACGEDHAVVMDVHPPARFVPEFLVEVLQSVVDVEDDFETFGTPHVMGAVIEEFPEQVATHDASSDGEVGYAMVWITEFDDRRLHEIVVELLIELMDHAISHAEDQDHAAVFDQHLEDFDVEAFVDQYRAERDFESERDAAI; the protein is encoded by the coding sequence ATGACCGAACCGCGCGTCCCGGGCACGGATCCGGGTGGTGCGATCGAACTCCCCTGTGGCGAGACGATCGGTCCGCAGGACCTCGACCTGGGGCTGCGGGAGTTCCACTGCGCCTGCGGCGAGGACCACGCGGTCGTGATGGACGTCCACCCGCCGGCACGATTCGTCCCCGAGTTCCTCGTGGAGGTCCTCCAGTCGGTGGTCGACGTCGAGGACGACTTCGAGACGTTCGGAACGCCCCACGTCATGGGTGCCGTCATCGAGGAGTTCCCGGAGCAGGTGGCGACGCACGACGCCAGCAGCGACGGCGAGGTCGGGTACGCGATGGTCTGGATCACCGAGTTCGACGACCGCAGGCTGCACGAAATCGTCGTCGAGTTGCTGATCGAACTGATGGACCACGCGATCAGCCACGCCGAGGACCAGGACCACGCCGCCGTCTTCGACCAGCACCTCGAGGACTTCGACGTCGAGGCGTTCGTCGACCAGTACCGTGCGGAGCGGGACTTCGAGTCCGAGCGCGACGCCGCGATCTGA
- the hflX gene encoding GTPase HflX — protein sequence MSATDRAVVAKRADAGEPETEEIEHLARSAGYEVAAVVTQTRTEDPALEFGEGKAEELARIVEREDADTVLFDNELGPYQTYNLGQLLPKGVEVLDRFTLILEIFGQRAETRTAQLQVELAELRYELPRAEAKTSLAKREEHPGFMGLGEYDESREQDIKSRISRIRDELDQIEQTEQHRREQRRESGFDLVALAGYTNAGKSTLLRRLAEELDVDENEELHQDLESTAESEDQLFTTLGTTTRRADFEGRDVLVTDTVGFISDLPHWLVESFKSTLDAAYRADLVLLVVDVSEPVESIREKLVTSHDTLYERNEAPIVTVLNKADLVDDEELERKREALSALAPNPVAVSAKEGLGIDELSERVRLALPPLEEERLVMPMTDDTMSVVSWLHDNARVDDVTYGDDDVLVEFAARPAVVEQSRSKAEALQPRAESA from the coding sequence GTGTCAGCGACAGACCGCGCCGTCGTCGCCAAGCGTGCCGACGCAGGCGAGCCCGAAACCGAGGAAATCGAACACCTCGCCCGCTCGGCCGGCTACGAGGTGGCGGCGGTCGTCACGCAGACTCGCACCGAGGACCCGGCCCTGGAGTTCGGGGAGGGGAAGGCCGAAGAGCTCGCGCGAATCGTCGAGCGAGAAGACGCCGACACCGTCCTGTTCGACAACGAACTCGGCCCCTACCAGACGTACAACCTGGGCCAGCTGCTGCCCAAGGGCGTAGAGGTCCTCGATCGCTTCACCCTCATTCTCGAGATCTTCGGCCAGCGCGCCGAGACCCGCACCGCCCAGCTACAGGTCGAACTCGCGGAGCTTCGGTACGAACTGCCTCGCGCCGAGGCGAAGACGAGCCTCGCGAAGCGGGAGGAACACCCCGGGTTCATGGGGCTGGGCGAGTACGACGAGTCCCGCGAGCAGGACATCAAGTCGCGTATCTCCCGGATTCGCGACGAACTCGACCAGATCGAGCAGACCGAGCAGCATCGCCGTGAGCAGCGCCGGGAGTCCGGCTTCGACCTCGTCGCCCTCGCCGGCTATACGAACGCCGGCAAGTCGACCCTGCTGCGCCGCCTCGCCGAGGAACTCGACGTCGACGAGAACGAGGAACTCCACCAGGACCTCGAGTCTACCGCGGAGTCCGAGGACCAGCTATTCACGACCCTGGGGACCACCACTCGCCGTGCTGACTTCGAGGGTCGCGACGTCCTCGTCACGGACACGGTCGGGTTCATCTCCGACCTCCCACACTGGCTCGTCGAGTCGTTCAAGTCGACGCTCGACGCCGCCTACCGCGCGGACCTCGTCCTGCTCGTCGTCGACGTCAGCGAGCCCGTCGAGTCGATCCGCGAGAAGCTCGTGACCTCCCACGATACGCTGTACGAACGTAACGAGGCGCCGATCGTCACTGTCCTCAACAAGGCGGATCTGGTCGACGACGAGGAACTGGAACGCAAGCGTGAGGCACTCTCCGCGCTGGCGCCGAATCCCGTCGCCGTCAGCGCGAAGGAGGGGCTGGGGATCGACGAACTCAGCGAGCGAGTCCGGCTCGCCCTGCCGCCACTCGAGGAGGAGCGTCTCGTCATGCCGATGACCGACGACACGATGTCCGTCGTCTCCTGGCTCCACGACAACGCTCGCGTCGACGACGTGACCTACGGCGACGACGACGTGCTGGTGGAGTTCGCGGCCCGGCCGGCCGTCGTCGAACAGTCCCGCTCGAAAGCGGAGGCGCTGCAGCCGCGGGCGGAGTCGGCCTGA
- a CDS encoding NAD(P)/FAD-dependent oxidoreductase, which produces MRVLVLGGGYAGVTLTRKLERRLPDEHEIVLIDEDGQQVLQHELHRVVRRPQLAADIAVDLGTVLDRARLRVGTVDAIRPDDRAVVVEGETLEYDACAVAIGAAPSTAVEGTTEHGLPLKSLDDARSIHERATDVLDGTDGQIVVGGAGLSGIQVAGELAVLADRAAPDDGRATITVLEQEREVAPGFDAPFQSAIHSALESRGIEVRTDATIDRATADAVDLVRGESVPHDLLVWTGGITGQAAFDGDRPLVDARLRLGDRTFGLGDAVRVVDRDGQAVPATAQAAVREADTVATNVKRVLEGGTTFEPRLERFTFESPGWVVSIGNGAVAQVGPTVVTGTAAVAMKASVGVGYLSSVGALRDAVDLVNEELGLAVGRE; this is translated from the coding sequence ATGCGCGTCCTCGTGCTCGGCGGTGGCTACGCCGGCGTGACCCTCACCCGGAAACTCGAACGGCGACTACCCGACGAGCACGAGATCGTACTGATCGACGAAGACGGCCAGCAGGTGCTCCAGCACGAACTGCACCGCGTCGTTCGCCGACCGCAACTCGCAGCGGACATCGCGGTCGACCTCGGGACCGTTCTCGACCGGGCACGACTCCGGGTGGGCACCGTCGACGCTATTCGTCCCGACGATCGAGCGGTGGTCGTCGAGGGCGAGACACTCGAGTACGACGCCTGCGCGGTCGCCATCGGCGCCGCGCCTTCGACGGCCGTCGAGGGCACGACGGAGCACGGACTTCCGCTGAAGTCCCTCGACGACGCCCGGTCGATTCACGAGCGTGCGACCGACGTGCTCGACGGAACCGACGGGCAGATCGTCGTCGGCGGGGCAGGGCTCTCGGGCATCCAGGTCGCTGGCGAACTCGCCGTGCTGGCCGATCGTGCCGCTCCCGACGACGGCAGGGCGACGATTACCGTTCTCGAACAGGAGCGCGAGGTCGCACCGGGGTTCGACGCCCCGTTCCAGAGTGCGATCCATTCGGCGCTCGAATCCAGGGGCATCGAGGTCAGGACGGACGCAACCATCGATCGTGCCACGGCTGACGCCGTCGACCTCGTGCGTGGCGAATCGGTCCCGCACGACCTCCTCGTCTGGACCGGCGGCATCACTGGACAGGCCGCCTTCGACGGCGATCGACCGCTCGTCGACGCCCGCCTCCGACTCGGTGACCGGACCTTCGGCCTCGGTGACGCCGTGCGCGTCGTCGACCGCGACGGGCAGGCCGTGCCGGCGACCGCGCAAGCCGCCGTCCGCGAGGCAGACACCGTCGCGACGAACGTGAAGCGCGTACTGGAGGGTGGCACCACGTTCGAACCCAGACTGGAACGGTTCACCTTCGAGTCACCCGGCTGGGTCGTCAGCATCGGGAACGGTGCCGTCGCCCAGGTCGGACCGACGGTCGTCACCGGCACCGCAGCCGTCGCGATGAAAGCGAGCGTCGGCGTTGGCTACCTGAGTTCCGTCGGTGCACTCCGAGACGCCGTCGACCTCGTGAACGAGGAACTTGGACTTGCGGTCGGACGAGAGTGA
- a CDS encoding helix-hairpin-helix domain-containing protein, which translates to MSDDQTEVTDADGELAFDPTGVSNDELAGLLYEFADRLEAQDVEYKPTAYRRAADNVRDYPGSIAGLAAQDPETVERVDRVGEAIAEKLVEYLETGEIEELETLRDELPVQMDDLTAVEGVGPKTVGTLYRNLGVRTLADLEAAAEAGEIQKVKGFGPKTEQNILDNIAFAKEARGRERLGNARPVADRLLEAMRDAEPVQQAEVAGSIRRWRPTIGDVDLLVAADPDEAEDAVDAFLDLADEEMQSGTTKASARLDGQQADLRVVAPDQFGSALQYFTGSKEHNVQLRNYALDRGVSLNEYGAFDVSDPDVDPGDARDAGERLAGDTEESMYDVLDLPWMPPEIREGRGEVEAAADGTLPEVVAEGDVRGDLHVHTEWSDGRETIESMAQGAADFGHDYVAITDHAEGPGVVAGMGLTPEELREQQEAVAEVDADAEIDVFHGTETNVDVDGDVSTPDDVLADLDVVIASPHSGLDGEATNRLVDAIEHPHVDVLGHPSGRLLNERSGLEFDASRIGEAAAENGVALEINANPARLDLWGEAVQAAVESGATIVIDTDAHSTAEYANVRYGVHTARRGWAEPADVLNTWDPADVREFLL; encoded by the coding sequence ATGAGCGACGACCAGACGGAGGTGACCGACGCAGACGGCGAACTGGCATTCGACCCGACCGGGGTCTCGAACGACGAACTCGCTGGGCTGCTCTACGAGTTCGCCGATCGACTGGAGGCCCAGGACGTGGAGTACAAGCCGACGGCGTACCGTCGTGCGGCGGACAACGTCCGGGACTACCCCGGTTCGATCGCGGGACTCGCTGCCCAGGATCCCGAGACCGTGGAACGCGTCGATCGGGTCGGCGAGGCGATCGCGGAGAAGCTCGTCGAGTATCTGGAGACGGGAGAGATCGAGGAGCTGGAGACGCTCCGCGACGAGTTGCCCGTCCAGATGGACGATCTCACCGCCGTCGAGGGCGTCGGCCCGAAGACCGTTGGAACGCTCTACCGGAACCTCGGCGTCCGCACCCTCGCCGACCTCGAAGCGGCGGCCGAGGCCGGCGAGATCCAGAAGGTCAAGGGATTTGGTCCGAAGACCGAGCAGAACATCCTCGACAACATTGCGTTCGCGAAGGAGGCCCGTGGGCGCGAACGGCTCGGGAACGCCCGGCCCGTCGCCGATCGCCTCCTCGAGGCGATGCGCGACGCCGAACCAGTCCAACAGGCCGAGGTCGCCGGCTCGATCCGCCGGTGGCGGCCGACGATCGGCGACGTCGACCTGCTCGTCGCCGCCGATCCCGACGAGGCCGAGGACGCCGTCGACGCGTTCCTCGACCTTGCCGACGAGGAGATGCAGTCCGGGACCACGAAGGCCAGCGCGCGACTCGACGGCCAGCAGGCAGATCTCCGGGTCGTTGCGCCGGATCAGTTCGGCTCCGCGCTCCAGTACTTCACCGGCAGCAAGGAGCACAACGTCCAGTTGCGGAACTACGCGCTGGATCGCGGCGTCTCGCTCAACGAGTACGGCGCCTTCGACGTCTCCGACCCCGACGTCGATCCCGGCGACGCCAGGGACGCTGGCGAACGCCTCGCCGGCGACACCGAGGAGTCGATGTACGACGTGCTTGACCTGCCGTGGATGCCACCCGAGATTCGCGAGGGACGAGGCGAAGTCGAGGCCGCTGCCGATGGGACGCTTCCCGAGGTCGTGGCGGAAGGCGACGTCCGGGGCGACCTCCACGTCCACACGGAGTGGTCCGACGGCCGCGAGACGATCGAGTCGATGGCGCAGGGCGCGGCCGACTTCGGCCACGACTACGTCGCCATCACCGACCACGCGGAGGGGCCGGGCGTCGTCGCCGGCATGGGCCTCACGCCCGAAGAACTCCGCGAGCAACAGGAGGCCGTCGCCGAAGTGGACGCCGACGCCGAGATCGACGTCTTCCACGGCACAGAGACGAACGTCGACGTCGACGGCGACGTCTCGACGCCGGACGACGTGCTCGCGGACCTCGACGTCGTGATCGCCTCGCCTCACAGTGGCCTCGACGGCGAGGCCACGAACCGGCTGGTCGACGCGATCGAGCATCCCCACGTCGACGTCCTCGGCCACCCGAGTGGCCGCCTCCTGAACGAGCGCTCCGGCCTGGAGTTCGACGCCAGCAGGATCGGCGAGGCGGCGGCCGAGAACGGCGTCGCCCTCGAGATCAACGCCAACCCTGCGCGCCTCGACCTCTGGGGCGAAGCCGTGCAGGCGGCCGTCGAATCCGGAGCGACGATCGTGATCGACACGGACGCGCATTCGACCGCGGAGTACGCCAACGTCCGCTACGGCGTTCACACAGCACGACGCGGGTGGGCCGAACCCGCCGACGTCCTCAACACCTGGGACCCGGCGGACGTGCGCGAGTTCCTCCTTTGA
- a CDS encoding NAD(P)/FAD-dependent oxidoreductase translates to MAASYVIIGDGIAGSSAAETLREEAPGADITVLTDEGEALYNRILIKEHAKGKLPEAPISIHDPGWYEERDIDLWLDTHVTRVDPDAHEVHTHEGDVLEYDKLLVATGGTPNQLPVDNAGADGIHHFWTFQDARKIREHAEQADTGVVVGAGLLGIDFAAVCGAQDVDAHYLMRGECWWRYALSQEGAEIIHEGLRELGVEPVFDSGVDHFEVDDEGHVEAAVDPNGDRYEAEFAGVAIGLDFNLEFMHGTGLERDDGVVVDEYMQTNLDDVYAAGDLTRFYDTITNSYEQNGSWGSAKEQGATAGKNMAADDEVDEFRWVSSYSITHFDFPFLSFGHPTRGEEYLEQSYGEGEWRRLAIRDGQIVGGVLIGDLAPQSAYKTLAREERDVRGHEEALLEETVDPDAIAPAQQQ, encoded by the coding sequence ATGGCTGCTTCGTACGTGATCATCGGTGACGGGATCGCGGGGAGCTCCGCCGCGGAGACGCTCCGCGAGGAGGCACCCGGCGCGGACATCACGGTCCTCACCGATGAGGGGGAGGCCCTCTACAATCGGATTCTCATCAAGGAACACGCCAAGGGGAAACTTCCCGAGGCGCCCATCTCCATTCACGATCCTGGCTGGTACGAGGAGCGGGACATCGATCTCTGGCTCGACACCCACGTAACGCGCGTCGATCCCGACGCGCACGAAGTCCACACCCACGAGGGCGACGTGCTGGAGTACGACAAGCTGCTCGTCGCGACGGGCGGGACGCCGAACCAGCTCCCCGTCGACAACGCGGGGGCCGACGGCATCCACCACTTCTGGACGTTCCAGGACGCCCGGAAGATCCGCGAACACGCCGAGCAGGCCGACACCGGCGTCGTCGTCGGTGCGGGGCTGCTCGGGATCGACTTCGCCGCCGTCTGTGGCGCCCAGGACGTCGACGCCCACTACCTCATGCGCGGCGAGTGCTGGTGGCGCTACGCCCTCAGCCAGGAGGGTGCCGAGATCATCCACGAGGGCCTGCGCGAACTCGGCGTCGAGCCAGTGTTCGACTCCGGTGTCGATCACTTCGAGGTCGACGACGAGGGCCACGTCGAGGCCGCCGTCGACCCCAACGGCGACCGCTACGAGGCGGAGTTCGCCGGGGTGGCGATCGGCCTCGACTTCAATCTCGAGTTCATGCACGGTACCGGCCTCGAACGCGACGACGGCGTCGTCGTCGACGAGTACATGCAGACCAACCTCGACGATGTCTACGCAGCGGGCGACCTCACGCGTTTCTACGACACCATCACGAACTCCTACGAACAGAACGGGTCCTGGGGGTCCGCGAAGGAGCAGGGAGCGACCGCCGGCAAGAACATGGCTGCCGACGACGAGGTCGATGAGTTCCGCTGGGTCTCCTCTTACTCGATCACCCACTTCGACTTCCCCTTCCTCTCCTTCGGCCACCCCACCCGCGGCGAGGAGTACCTCGAGCAGTCCTACGGCGAGGGCGAGTGGCGACGACTCGCGATCCGCGACGGCCAGATCGTCGGCGGCGTCCTGATCGGCGACCTCGCCCCGCAGTCGGCGTACAAGACCCTCGCTCGCGAGGAACGCGACGTGCGGGGCCACGAGGAGGCGCTGCTCGAAGAGACGGTCGATCCCGACGCGATCGCGCCCGCTCAGCAGCAGTAA
- a CDS encoding DUF5788 family protein — protein MKSYERKQLLARVERDGATIGVSIPETVDVQGEPVDLREFVMEISRRETIPAGERERVDRAKRNLRRERTERLERLEEADISKAEGEALANAIVGIDRALNALESLGPTDLESERERKEAADQKRWVSFLKQALGRDNDDARGRMGP, from the coding sequence GTGAAGTCCTACGAGCGCAAACAGCTCCTGGCCCGCGTCGAGCGCGATGGCGCGACGATCGGCGTCTCCATCCCGGAGACCGTCGACGTCCAGGGCGAACCCGTCGATCTCCGGGAGTTCGTCATGGAGATCTCGCGCCGGGAGACGATCCCGGCCGGCGAGCGCGAGCGCGTCGATCGCGCGAAGCGGAACCTCCGCCGCGAGCGCACCGAGCGCCTGGAACGGCTCGAGGAGGCCGACATCTCGAAGGCGGAGGGCGAGGCGCTCGCGAACGCGATCGTGGGGATCGACCGGGCGCTGAACGCACTCGAATCGCTCGGCCCGACGGATCTGGAGAGCGAGCGGGAGCGAAAGGAGGCCGCGGACCAGAAACGCTGGGTGTCCTTCCTGAAACAGGCGCTTGGCCGCGACAACGACGACGCGCGGGGGCGGATGGGCCCATGA
- a CDS encoding DUF5615 family PIN-like protein encodes MVRLLLDVMCGGIRAHLRMCGHDTVYALDRGIETDEEILALAHDEGRTIVSRDRDLVVRADDAILLESTDATEQLATLASEGIELQLSEEPTRCGRCNGRLGRIDPSDTTPSHVPDAAKMAVWQCRDCGQCFWKGSHWERVAATLEAI; translated from the coding sequence GTGGTACGACTCCTCCTCGACGTCATGTGTGGCGGCATCCGAGCCCACCTCCGGATGTGCGGTCACGACACGGTCTACGCACTGGATCGTGGTATCGAGACCGACGAGGAGATTCTCGCACTCGCACACGATGAGGGCCGCACGATCGTCTCACGCGATCGCGACCTCGTCGTGCGAGCCGACGACGCCATTCTGCTCGAATCGACTGACGCGACCGAGCAGCTCGCGACGCTCGCATCGGAGGGCATCGAACTCCAGTTGTCCGAGGAACCCACGCGGTGTGGGCGGTGTAACGGCCGCCTCGGGCGCATCGACCCCTCAGATACCACCCCATCCCACGTTCCAGATGCCGCCAAAATGGCTGTCTGGCAGTGTCGCGACTGTGGACAGTGTTTCTGGAAAGGGAGTCACTGGGAGCGCGTGGCTGCGACGCTGGAAGCGATCTGA